CACGGAGTATATTTCCTTATACTCGATCATGACCCCTTCTGAGGTGGAAGTCCAATATTTCTTTACCAGCCTTCCGTCAATTTTGCGTATTGCATAAAAGATCCATTTTACGCCAAGATCTTTCGCTGTTTTGACAAAATCCTCAATATCCAGCGCTCCCGCTCTTGCAGTGCCAAGCCCTCCTGCACCGCCAAACCCCCTATATTCCGTAAACCTGTTTTCTAAAAATTTCTTTTTTGAAAGAACAAGTCCGGCTCCTTTTATTTTTTCTTCGATCTCCCTGCTTATTTTGATCTTAATCTCTTTTGGGCTTCCTGGTATAAAGGAAATCCCCAATAATGCGACAATAGCCGCAAAAGCTAATCCGACATACATTGCCGTTACAAATGGATTTTCGTACATTCCATATCACCTTTTATTTTTTGTATTTAGTATCAAATCCCGTACTTGGGAGATGAGTCTTGTATGTTAATTTATTGCTTTAAATAGCCAAAACTCAGATTCCAAATAATAACGCAATACACGCTATTATACACTATTATTATACATATGTCAATAATACCTAAAACAACTTCCGCTTAGTGTTTTCTAGCAGAAAAAGTTCAAATCCCTGCTCAATGTCATATAACTGTAACATTGGGTCTTTTTTGATCATATTTGCAGAAGGCCCCTGCATTGTTTAAGAATTGACAGATTTCAAATATTATGATATCCTATTCCGTTGTTCTTAATATTCGCAAAGGAGGGAATATCATGGATTTATCATGGCTATGGAAGAAAAAGGAAGAAAAAGAAAAGACCCCAAAAATTAATGATCTCTTTGAATACAGCAAGAAGAGCACCGAGGACCTAATTCAACTCTATAGATCGGAAAAATATTTGATCGAAAGACTGGAAAACAGAAATATGGGATTGCCACTGGAGAATGGCTATTACAAAGAAACAGCGAAAATGGAAAACGAGCTTATAGGCAGGATCTCCGATGAATTTGAGAAGAAGGTGCTTCGCATTGCAGTCGGTTTCAGATTTAATCTACTCGAATATATGGATAAGAAATGGGAAAAAGAGATAAGCGAAGGCTGCCTCTACATGTGCCACTACCTGAGATTCGGAAACAGATACCCGAATGCGTCTCAGGCATACAATCCCCTGCCTTTTCCCGGCCACGAATTCTTCATCTGGCTTTTATCACATACCGGAGATGATAAAAACAATCACATGGAAGAAGCCATACGTTGTGCAGCGACAGAATTCAGACAAAATCGTATTATCGGGAAAGAATTCCCTGAAGAAAAGATCCGAAATGAGAATCTGCCTCCACTCATGGAATCCGTCGGAATGAGATTGCTTACACTTATGAGTCCGGAATTTTCGAGAGAATTAAAGATCATAATCGAGATCTGGAAAATGGAAGGCGGAGAAGGAGAAAAATATCTCCAAAAAATATTAAAAGAAATGCCATAAAACAACGAATGACCGACCAAATGAAAGGTCATTTTTTTATTCTCTTTTTGGCCAGATTCGGTCAAACCGCCGACCATTGACATTTTCATAATTTATGTTACCATTTGCGGAAAGTCAGAACAGACTCTGGCTTTTGAATGTTTGAAAGAAACAGGAGGATAGTATGCAGTTTGAAAACAAAATGAACAGAAACATCCCTCTTGAAAACGAGGAGAAAAAAGACAAGGGATTTGTCGAAAAATACCTGCCGTTCCTGGCATGGGCGCTCGTAAAAAAAGAGAACAAAATGCTGCCGGTTTTGAAAAAGATCGAACAGCTCTTCAACTCTGCCGGCATCACCGACGCAATACATCTGGAGATAAACGGAACTACGATCTCCACCAATAAGTATGGCAGAGACAATATGCATGAGCTCATAAGCGCATTGCACAAATCCAGCAAAAGGATATTGACGATCCATTTTGTAGGAAGAAAAAAGGTTGGCGATGTGGAAATAACATCTGTGGTTCATGCCAGGCTTCTCGGAGAAGAAACGTCCGCAAGCATGGCTATCGATAATTACGGCATGGTGCAGATACCGAAGACGGTGAAAGCCGAGACGTTCAAAAATGACGTCAACGAACTGTTGACTGAAGGATATCTCGGAAAATGCGAAAAAACTTTTGCGGAATTTACGGATAAAATGGCAAGTGATTTCAAGCGCGTCTTTGCAATAGACCCCTTGGTGTCGAAACCGGAAAAGACAGTCATCGTACCTTCAAAAAAGGATATGAGGGTAAGCAAATTCTATAACCGCAGATTTTTCAACCAGGACAGCATTTTGTCCCCTTCGTTCTATAAATCGAGCGGAGCAAGTCCGGACTATAGCCATAACGGCTTTTCCGATCCTTTCCAGATCCTGTGGTGGATGATGATATTCGACTATATCACAGAACCCGCAGGAGGAAGCAATGCCAATTTCATCGACAGCAGAGGAAACGAGATCTCCGGAAACGATGCAGCATCTCTGGCAAGCAGCGCGGATCAGGGTTCGCTGTCTGCACAGCTTTCAGAGACCAGTCCGACTTTCGAGCCCGGAAAATATGAGACATTCCATCAATCCGTAGAAGCTTCAAAGTTTGATGGCGCTTCTTTGGGATCCGGAAAAGACGATGACAACAAGGATAAATCTTCGTCATCCGATAACACTGCGGCAACAGCTGCAGTAGCCGGAGATGGCGGAGGCGGACACAGCACCAAAAGCCACAGTGGAGACAGTCATGGAGGCGACAGCAATGTGATTCATGGCACAGACACAAACACCACAGGAGGTTGCACCGGCGGATGTTCCGGAGGCTGCAGCGGAGGATGCGGAGGAGGAGGATGCGGCGGCGGATAATAAAACGCCTTAGCCCTCCCTCAAACAAGTTTGAGGTGAAAGAATGGCAAAGTGTAAAAGCTTTTCATTGCAGTGGCATCTGACCAATAAGTGCGATCAAAGGTGCAAACACTGCTATGTCCATAACGGAAAAGAAAAAACCGAAGAAGAAGAATTCGGACTCGTTCAGTGCGTTTCGATTTTGGACGATTTTATTCTTTTTTGCAGAAGGATAAACAGAACTCCAAATCTGTCGCTTACCGGAGGAGATCCGCTTCTCTATCCTGATATATGGAAATTCCTAAAGATCGCTCATGAAAAGAATATACCCTTCTCGATCCTCGGAAATCCCTTTCATGTAAATGATGAAGTCTGCACAAAGCTGCATGAATTGGGATGCACATACTACCAGATGTCCCTGGACGGACTCGAGAAGACTCACGACGCTCTGAGAAAGCCGGGAAGCTGGAAAGCAACGATGGATGCCCTAAAGATATTGAACAGGCACGGCATCAGGACTGTAATAATGTCCACCGTGTCGAAAATAAACTACAGGGAGATCCCCGAACTGATCGAGATTGTCGTAAAGAACGAAGTGAACACATATGCGTTCGCGCGTTACTGTCCGACAAGATCGGATACCAAGCAAAACATCGGCCCGGAGGAATACAGAAGATTCTTGGACAAAGTCTGGAAAACCTTCCAAAGATTTTCGAAAAGCGGCACGTCTTTCACCCTGAAGGACCACCTATGGACCCCCTATCTCTGGGAAAAAGGCCTGCTGAATATCAAAAGCAACACTGACAGAAAATGCATCCACGGAGGATGTCACCTGGGAACAAGCCATCTGACACTGCTTCCCGAAGGCACATTTTTTGCCTGCAGGAGATTCGAAAGTCCGCTTGGAAACGCAAGAGATGACTCATTCTTCAATGCATTCTTTGGAAAGAAGATGAGCAGATACAGGAACATGACAGAAATAGAAGGATGCAATAAATGCAAACTTCTGCAGCATTGCAGGGGATGCCGTGCCGTCACTTATGGCACGACCGGCAACTATTTTGCCAAAGACCCGCAATGCTGGATAAAAACATAGACAATAAATGACCGATCAAATGAAAGGTCATTTTTTTATCCGCTTTTTTTATATATAATCAACCGACAGCCTTATCTTGAACCCCTTATCCTTGCTCCTCTTGATCACAAGTACCGATATTTCCTGGAACATTTTCCCGATGCTCTGGCTTTCGCTGTCTATAGAATTGGTAATTGAGTAGACCGGAACAATAAAGACATCTGCGCGGTCAAATTCTATCGCCGTAGTTATTCCTTTGAACCTATCCTCGATCTTCAAACTGTTTATGCTTTTTACTGAAATCTTTTCATCGACATTAAAACTTTTATCTTCAAAGCGTACCATTGCATCCTTTGCCGACTGGATGAAAAAATTGAATTCAACCGCAAAATTATATTTCCTCAGAAGACTCGATACTCCAAAATCATATCTCGCTTCCACATCCGATCCGCTTCCGATCATTATTTTTTTGGAAAAATCAAGATCCTTGCTTTCAAATGCATAATTCAGGACGGCAGGATCTTCTTTTTCATCCGGCGATGATATATAGGCATCATTCGAAAGCGTTTTGAGCTTGCGCTGCTTCAGATAATCATTCAAAACGATCTTCTTCGCAACAAGATGGTCAGAAAAACACAGACGTTCGCACTTGTCATAAACAATATCCCTTCTCGCCCGTCCTCTGATCTTTTTGTGATAGGTTTCTTCCCTTCTTGTTATGGTGTTGATGATGTTGAAATTTTTTTCTTTTAGGCTCAATTCGGTCATCGTTGCGCCCTTGTCCGAAAAGCATGCGATCATTTTTCCATTCTTCACCATCGTCTCGCTTGTTCCATCAAGATCTATATCCGCTCTTTTAATAATCAGGGATTTTTTCTCATATCTCTCGTCATATTTCTTTTCTGCTTCGATCAGATTCTCATATATCGAGGACCTGATATTCCCGAAATAGAATCCCCCGAATACCCCATGCCAATACCCGCAATTGCACTGGCTTTTCCATAGACTTTGGAAAATGTCCTTGTCTTTTTCCGGCGATGCATTCTCGTTTAATTTATCGCTCAGGCCGAGCATCCTTTTATGCATATAGTTCAACCTGGGATATTTCAGAAAAAAATTCCTGAAGAATCCCGAATTTATAAAATACCTAATCTCGTCATAATCCGGCCTGTCTTTCAGATAATCCTTCAGCTCCTTATAGCGGAAAAAGTCCCGCGGTTCCATGACCCACTCGTCCATTTCCACATAAGCGGAATTCGGAATATAAACCAGGCCGTTCGAAGGGAATTTCTTGAGCGCTTCGCTTGCCGTTATTGTTTCGATATATTTTTCGTTCTTCACCAGCAGCCTGAAAAAGTCCCTTAGCCAATTCTTTTCATACACCCAATAGTATGTTGTCGGCCACAAGCCGAACTTTTCACCGTCATCGAAAAGCGTGATCAATATGTCTTCTTTTTTTCCGGAAAATTTCTTCAGGATCGCGATCGCTTCCGTCGGCCGGGAAAAAGGTATCTTGTAGCGGAGAGTTTTGCTTATCGGAAACACGGCGATCGGCCTTGAAGAGTCCTCAGTAGCGTAATGTCCCAAGAATTCTTTCTCATCAAGGCCAGCCTTGCGGAAATGCGTGTCATCCAGAAAAGTATACCGGAGCCCCGATTCATTTATGATCCTGGCAAGATAGGGTTCCCATATCCTTTCGGCAAGCCACATACCTTCAGGCTTTTTGCCAAATTTATCTTTTATGAAATCGTTCATAAGAGCGATCTGGGAGAATTTATCCTTATCGGATATGGTCTGCAGTATGGGCTCATAATATCCCCCGCCTATCATCTCGATCTGATCTTTATCCGCCATCCGTTTCAGTCTTCCGATGAATTCCTTTTCGTTTGCCATCAGCCAATCGAAAAGCGGACCGCTGAAGTGCATGGTCAGTTTTACTTT
This genomic window from Candidatus Paceibacterota bacterium contains:
- the acgM gene encoding radical SAM/SPASM domain protein, ACGX system encodes the protein MAKCKSFSLQWHLTNKCDQRCKHCYVHNGKEKTEEEEFGLVQCVSILDDFILFCRRINRTPNLSLTGGDPLLYPDIWKFLKIAHEKNIPFSILGNPFHVNDEVCTKLHELGCTYYQMSLDGLEKTHDALRKPGSWKATMDALKILNRHGIRTVIMSTVSKINYREIPELIEIVVKNEVNTYAFARYCPTRSDTKQNIGPEEYRRFLDKVWKTFQRFSKSGTSFTLKDHLWTPYLWEKGLLNIKSNTDRKCIHGGCHLGTSHLTLLPEGTFFACRRFESPLGNARDDSFFNAFFGKKMSRYRNMTEIEGCNKCKLLQHCRGCRAVTYGTTGNYFAKDPQCWIKT
- a CDS encoding alpha-amylase/4-alpha-glucanotransferase domain-containing protein, which codes for MGKLYFLFGIHNHQPVGNDPYVFREAFDKCYKPFLDVLEEFPKVKLTMHFSGPLFDWLMANEKEFIGRLKRMADKDQIEMIGGGYYEPILQTISDKDKFSQIALMNDFIKDKFGKKPEGMWLAERIWEPYLARIINESGLRYTFLDDTHFRKAGLDEKEFLGHYATEDSSRPIAVFPISKTLRYKIPFSRPTEAIAILKKFSGKKEDILITLFDDGEKFGLWPTTYYWVYEKNWLRDFFRLLVKNEKYIETITASEALKKFPSNGLVYIPNSAYVEMDEWVMEPRDFFRYKELKDYLKDRPDYDEIRYFINSGFFRNFFLKYPRLNYMHKRMLGLSDKLNENASPEKDKDIFQSLWKSQCNCGYWHGVFGGFYFGNIRSSIYENLIEAEKKYDERYEKKSLIIKRADIDLDGTSETMVKNGKMIACFSDKGATMTELSLKEKNFNIINTITRREETYHKKIRGRARRDIVYDKCERLCFSDHLVAKKIVLNDYLKQRKLKTLSNDAYISSPDEKEDPAVLNYAFESKDLDFSKKIMIGSGSDVEARYDFGVSSLLRKYNFAVEFNFFIQSAKDAMVRFEDKSFNVDEKISVKSINSLKIEDRFKGITTAIEFDRADVFIVPVYSITNSIDSESQSIGKMFQEISVLVIKRSKDKGFKIRLSVDYI